The proteins below come from a single Rhizobium sp. BT04 genomic window:
- a CDS encoding pyridoxamine 5'-phosphate oxidase family protein — protein MLEQTRQDASSPWHEGELAMQRSVGVVERMDGPGRNFLRKAMPEQHRAFFPMLPFVVLGAVDAKGDVWATVRAGHPGFLASPEPEILDLTLSRDAADPADAGMEDGDAIAMLGIQLETRRRNRLNGVIHRTEAKAFHVRVGQSFGNCPQYIQPRSSAFVRDPDLPTAMAPLHSGQFDDRTRRMIEDADTFFVASYVDRDNGERQVDVSHRGGYAGFVHLSADGVLTVPDFPGNRFFNTLGNFLVNPKAGLVFVDFKTGDMLQMTGRVEVLLDSPEVATFQRAERLWRFTPEAIVLRPDALPLRWSVPRDL, from the coding sequence ATGCTGGAGCAGACAAGACAGGACGCGTCGTCACCCTGGCATGAGGGTGAACTCGCCATGCAGCGCAGTGTCGGCGTCGTCGAGCGCATGGACGGGCCGGGACGCAATTTCCTCCGCAAGGCCATGCCCGAGCAGCACCGCGCCTTCTTTCCGATGCTGCCTTTCGTCGTGCTCGGCGCCGTCGATGCCAAGGGCGACGTCTGGGCGACGGTGCGGGCTGGCCACCCGGGTTTCCTAGCCTCGCCGGAGCCGGAGATTCTTGACCTCACCCTGTCGCGCGACGCGGCCGATCCTGCCGATGCCGGCATGGAGGATGGCGATGCGATCGCAATGCTCGGCATTCAGCTCGAGACCCGGCGGCGCAACCGGCTGAACGGCGTGATCCACAGGACGGAGGCTAAAGCTTTCCACGTCCGCGTCGGCCAGAGTTTTGGCAATTGCCCGCAATATATCCAGCCTCGCTCTTCCGCCTTTGTCCGCGATCCCGATCTGCCGACAGCGATGGCGCCGCTTCATTCCGGTCAATTCGACGATCGCACGCGGCGGATGATCGAGGACGCCGATACCTTCTTCGTCGCCTCCTATGTCGACCGTGACAATGGCGAACGGCAGGTCGATGTGTCCCATCGCGGCGGCTATGCCGGCTTCGTGCATCTCAGTGCCGACGGCGTGCTGACCGTTCCCGATTTTCCCGGCAACCGGTTCTTCAACACGCTCGGCAATTTCCTCGTCAATCCGAAGGCAGGGCTGGTCTTCGTCGATTTTAAAACCGGCGACATGCTGCAGATGACGGGCCGCGTCGAGGTGCTGCTGGATTCTCCTGAGGTCGCCACCTTTCAGCGGGCGGAAAGGTTGTGGCGTTTCACGCCGGAAGCGATCGTGCTTCGCCCGGATGCTCTGCCGTTGCGGTGGAGCGTGCCTCGCGACCTCTGA
- a CDS encoding nuclear transport factor 2 family protein gives MSSLVPPFTLETATRKVRLAEDGWNSRDPERVSLVYTPDSRWRNRAEFVNGRAEIVAFLTRKWAKELDYRLIKEIWAFTDDRIAVRFAYEWHDDSGNWFRSYGNENWEFDATGLMQRRFACINDLPIRESERKYHWPLGRRPDDHPGLTELGL, from the coding sequence ATGTCCAGCCTCGTCCCACCCTTCACCCTTGAGACCGCCACCCGGAAAGTCCGCCTTGCCGAGGACGGCTGGAACAGCCGCGATCCCGAGCGCGTCTCGCTCGTCTATACGCCGGACAGCCGCTGGCGGAATCGCGCCGAATTCGTCAACGGCCGTGCCGAGATTGTCGCTTTCCTCACCCGCAAATGGGCAAAGGAGTTGGACTATCGGCTGATTAAGGAGATCTGGGCCTTCACCGATGATCGAATCGCGGTGCGCTTCGCCTATGAATGGCACGATGACAGCGGCAACTGGTTCCGCTCCTATGGCAACGAGAACTGGGAATTCGACGCTACCGGCCTGATGCAGCGCCGCTTCGCCTGCATCAACGACCTGCCGATCCGGGAATCCGAGCGCAAATATCACTGGCCGCTCGGCCGGCGGCCGGACGATCATCCCGGCCTAACCGAGCTCGGCCTCTGA